The sequence GCGTCCCCGAGCAATTCCCTTAAATATTGTGCAGGAGTTTGACAGTGCAAGCTGATATGTCGATTGTTGGGTTATTTTTACAAGCCAGTTTATTAGTGAAATTTGTGATGTTCACTTTACTTGCCTTGTCAGTGATGTCTTGGACGGTGATTTTACAACGCCGTAGCCTATTATCATCAGCAAAAGGTAAATCGGCAAAATTTGAAGATAAATTTTGGTCGGGCGTAGATTTAAACCGCCTGTATAAAGAGTTATCTGCTCGTCCCGATAATACTGGCTTAGAGTCATTATTCGTGACTGGTTTTAAAGAGTATTCACGTTTAAATAAATTAAATAGCAAAGTGCCAGATGCTGTGATGGACGGTACGTCCCGTGCCATGCGTGTGACGCTTTCTCGCGAAATGGAAAAGTTAGAAGCTAACTTACCGTTATTAGCGACTATTGGTTCAACGAGTCCCTATATCGGTTTATTTGGTACTGTGTGGGGGATCATGAATTCTTTTATTGCCATTGGTTCTATGGAAAACGCCACATTAGCGATGGTCGCTCCAGGTATTGCTGAGGCATTGATTGCAACGGCGATGGGTCTATTTGCGGCAATTCCAGCGGTTATTGCTTACAACCGTTTCTCGACTCAAGTGGATAAATTGGAAATGGCCTACGCAAACTTTATGGAAGAATTCTCCAGTATTTTGCATCGCCAAGCGTACAGCGAGAAGGAAGGGGTATAATGCAACCAGCTTATCAGCGTAAACGTCGTCGCCCCGTTGCTGAAATTAACGTGGTGCCTTATATCGATGTCATGCTAGTGCTGTTAATTATTTTTATGGTAACAGCACCCATAGTGACTCAAGGCGTTAAAGTTGAGCTGCCTCAAGGGGCGGCGGAAGTGTTACCCAATGATAGTAAGCCACCTATTGTTGCCTCCATTGATGGCGACGGTGATTACTTTCTAAATAAAGGTGGTTCGAACAATGAAGAAATGGATTTGGAAGAACTTGCTACAGCTGTAGCGGCCATTATGGTGACAGAGCCTGAACGCCCAGTCGTGGTCAAGGCCGATAGAAATATTCCTTACGATAAAGTGATTCAGTTGATGGTGACCTTACAAGGTGCAGGCGTACCCTCAGTCGGTTTGATGACGGATTCACCCAAGGAGAAATAGGTGGCGGATAATTCAAATGTTGCATTACCTCTGTCAATTTCAGCAGGTATTCATATTGGTGTGATAATTATTTTAGCGATTGGCGTTGACTTCACCCATAAACCTGAACCCGTGCAACAAGTTAGCGCCCCTGCGGTAAAAGCTGTTATGGTTGATCAGCAGAAAGTCGCTAATCAGGTTGAAAAGATTAAGCAAGAAAAACGTGAAGCTGAACGGCGTGAACAAGAACGCCAAGCTGAGCTTGAACGCAAAGCGCAAGAGGCAAGGCAAGCACGTGAACGTGAACAAGCACAGCTTAAAAAGTTGGAGCAAGAACGTAAACTGCAAGAGATTGAAACCCAAAAGGCTAACGAAGCTGCCAAAGTTGCACAGGTGAAACAGCAACAGGAAAAGGAAAAGGCACAGAAAGCCGAAGCCGACCGTAAGCTGAAAGAGCAAGAGCGTAAAGTGGCTGAAGAAGCGGCCCAAAAAGCAGCGGAAAAGCGTAAAGCAGAAGAAGCCGCTGCAGCGAAGGCCGAAACTGAGCGTAAGCAAAAAGAAGAGGCCGAACGCAAAAAGAAAGAAGAAGCTGATCGTAAACTGAAGGAAGAAGCTGAACGTAAACGTAAAGCTGATGCAGAAGCCAAGGCTCGAGCACAGCAAGAGCAGGAAATGGCCGATGCGTTAGCCGCAGAGCAGGCGGCGTTGTCGCAAACGATGAATAAGCAGATGCAGAGCGAGGTCGGTAAATATACCGCCATGATCAAGTCGACTATTCAACGCAATCTGGTTGTTGATGAGTCAATGCGAGGAAAGAGTTGTAAAGTGTCTGTGCGTTTAGCTAACGATGGATTTGTGATCAGTAGCC is a genomic window of Shewanella putrefaciens containing:
- the tolQ gene encoding protein TolQ — translated: MQADMSIVGLFLQASLLVKFVMFTLLALSVMSWTVILQRRSLLSSAKGKSAKFEDKFWSGVDLNRLYKELSARPDNTGLESLFVTGFKEYSRLNKLNSKVPDAVMDGTSRAMRVTLSREMEKLEANLPLLATIGSTSPYIGLFGTVWGIMNSFIAIGSMENATLAMVAPGIAEALIATAMGLFAAIPAVIAYNRFSTQVDKLEMAYANFMEEFSSILHRQAYSEKEGV
- the tolR gene encoding protein TolR produces the protein MQPAYQRKRRRPVAEINVVPYIDVMLVLLIIFMVTAPIVTQGVKVELPQGAAEVLPNDSKPPIVASIDGDGDYFLNKGGSNNEEMDLEELATAVAAIMVTEPERPVVVKADRNIPYDKVIQLMVTLQGAGVPSVGLMTDSPKEK
- the tolA gene encoding cell envelope integrity protein TolA encodes the protein MADNSNVALPLSISAGIHIGVIIILAIGVDFTHKPEPVQQVSAPAVKAVMVDQQKVANQVEKIKQEKREAERREQERQAELERKAQEARQAREREQAQLKKLEQERKLQEIETQKANEAAKVAQVKQQQEKEKAQKAEADRKLKEQERKVAEEAAQKAAEKRKAEEAAAAKAETERKQKEEAERKKKEEADRKLKEEAERKRKADAEAKARAQQEQEMADALAAEQAALSQTMNKQMQSEVGKYTAMIKSTIQRNLVVDESMRGKSCKVSVRLANDGFVISSQTDGGDANVCRATKAAILKAGKLPVSPDPAVYNLMKEINLIVEPTFN